GATGGCGACGAACATGGTGAACGCTGCAAACGTATGGAATCTCGTCAGTCTTATTCGTTGCTACACGCCATTTTTGGCTTTTCGGGTGGGGGGCCTTACCAACATAGAGGGTCCGGGCAATCAAGCGGAGCGTGAGGCCGGGAGGGAACTTGAGCTTCTTCACCAGCACCGTCTCGATCATGTCGAACACCGGCATCGCGTAAATCTACAACATGGCGGCGCCGTCGATCAGGATTCAGGCATATACTAGAGCTTGTATATATGGATAGCAAAAAGATTTGTTggaatgtgtgtgtgtgtgtgtacctGGTAGCTTCCGATGACATGGATGACAACCATCATGTTGGCGGTGGCGATGAGCCAGGTGGGCTTGTTGAGGGTGATGAGGATGTTGTCGTCGACGCTGTTGCCGAAGGCCCAGTAGCCGATGAGGGCGACGGGGAAGTAGCAGAGCGCGACGACGATGTAGGCCACCACCACGCCCTTCCACATGGGCTTCTTGGACGGCTTCTCCGGCGTGGACGGGATGGTGGCCTGGATCTCCAGCACCACGTTGTGGCCGGCGTACGCGAACGCCACCTCGCCCAGCGCCCCGAAGAAGCCGAACACCTTCCCCGGCGTCGTGGTGGCGCGGAGGTTGTAGTCCACGTCCACCATCTTCCCCTTGTCCACCGACGCGCCCCACGCGATGGTCGAGTAGGACAGCGACATGACGGCGGCGGCCAGGGACACGCCGGAGATGGAGTTCAAGTTTGGGAGCTGCGAGAGCACGAAGTGCACCGACGCGAAGATCATGATGAAGAAGGTGAGCTTGATGTCCTTGCACTTGCCGTCGCAGATCACGTCGTGGAACTTCTTGAGCGACCTCCCGCCGGTCACCATGTACACGATGTTTACGCCCACCTCCACGATCAGCTGCTGCGGCACCACGATCCACAGCCCCAGCTTGTCGCCGAAGGCGTGCTGCCCGAGCTCGTGGTACCTGTCGAACCGCTTCCCGGGCACCATCTCGTGCATCTCCACCATCTGCCACAGCGTGTAGAGCGTGATCACCCACGAGATGATCAGCACCGCGATGCCAGGGCCCCTGTGGAACCAACCAACAAACAAACGTTATACTCTGCTAGATTAGTAGGCGAGGCAACAGTAGGTAGTGGTGAATCCATTGAATGGCGTACCAGCCGAGCTCGGACATGGCGTAGGGGAGGCTGAGCACCCCCGCGCCCACCATGGCGGTGACATTGTGGAAGGCCGAGTACCACCACTTGGCGTTCCTCGACGACGTGATCGGGAGCCAGTCGTCGATCTTCTTCTGCTCATCCGTCCTGACATCCTGCGATCAAGTAATCGCCATGCTTGTTAGCCATGAACCATGCACAAAACCTCTACAAAAATCCTACTAAATGAAATATCTACTACCAAAAAGTAGGAACCATATATCCATATCTAAATTGTGTACCACATAATCTACTTTCTCTAATCTGTTGAAACCTTCTTGCATTTCCATGGCTTTCTTCTCACGAAGCGGTGAAAGAAAGGGACAGGTAAGCCGCAAGAAGTTTCAACCCAATGACGGGACGTCTTTGAATTTTGTAGGTAAAATGGAGTGCTTAGAGATTCCGTTTCTTCTCGGCAGTTGACTTGCCGGATGGCCAAGTAGTCGGCAAAGTCAAACTCCAGATGCTTAATTATCACGGCCACCTCATGGCAAAGATAACCTATTTATTTTATCAAGCACGTTCACATGACAACGGTAACACACTTGTTTATAGTAGTATTGAACT
This sequence is a window from Aegilops tauschii subsp. strangulata cultivar AL8/78 chromosome 7, Aet v6.0, whole genome shotgun sequence. Protein-coding genes within it:
- the LOC109733589 gene encoding lysine histidine transporter 1; the encoded protein is MGTQAAENFEPPAKDVRTDEQKKIDDWLPITSSRNAKWWYSAFHNVTAMVGAGVLSLPYAMSELGWGPGIAVLIISWVITLYTLWQMVEMHEMVPGKRFDRYHELGQHAFGDKLGLWIVVPQQLIVEVGVNIVYMVTGGRSLKKFHDVICDGKCKDIKLTFFIMIFASVHFVLSQLPNLNSISGVSLAAAVMSLSYSTIAWGASVDKGKMVDVDYNLRATTTPGKVFGFFGALGEVAFAYAGHNVVLEIQATIPSTPEKPSKKPMWKGVVVAYIVVALCYFPVALIGYWAFGNSVDDNILITLNKPTWLIATANMMVVIHVIGSYQIYAMPVFDMIETVLVKKLKFPPGLTLRLIARTLYVAFTMFVAITFPFFGGLLGFFGGFAFAPTTYFLPCIMWLAIYKPKRFSLSWFTNWVCIVLGVCLMILSPIGGLRQIILDSKTYKFYS